The segment CGCCAATGCTTCTAATGGCATTACTGTTGCCGTTATTATACCGATTGATGAGAACCGCCACTGTGCCCTGCTTTTTGTTGCACTTAATGGACCGCACACGCCCACGCTTAGGGCTGTCTCTCTTCTCGGCATCGGAATCCTCCTCCTCGCAGGTGGAGGAGTAGCCGAGATTTCCCGCCGTCTTCTTGACGGCACTTTTACACGTGTGACTAGCATTTTTCAAGGCCCTCGTtcgaggggaaggggaagaggggaCGGAATGAATACCCAATTGTTTCGTAGAAGGGAGAGGGGAAGGAGGGGCAGCAGCGTGAGCAAGAAGATGTTGATGAGGGGAaaatcctcctccccctcctgcctGGTGAGGGTGAGGATGAGGTGGGGGTCGCAACGACCCCTGATTTGCACTACACCGATTACAACGATTGTTATTCGAGCTGACACATTCACTGCACTCATTCACATTATTCCGCGAGCGAGGAGTGTTGTTATATCCGTTCATGAGGGCGTCAATGCCTCCACCACTAAGGACGCCGTTGGCGTTCACACCACTGGGACCGAACCCATTGCTGCGGTTTTTATAATTTCTATTCACAGCATTATTATTGACACAATTCTCCAGGTACACTTCCGCTGTCGGATACAGGTGAGATATTCTCGTCTGGGGAGACGTCGTCGATGGAGGAGTTTCAAACGACGACCCACTGACTCCTGACGAAGATGAGTCGGTGGACATTTTTCGCAGGTCTTCGTGACCACATCCTACTTCGGGTTCGCTTTCAGCACTGGAGGCGTATCTCAAATCGCGATTTCGCCCCTGGCGAATGGCACCCGGCCTAGGGGGCCGAACGACAGGGGAAGAAGTCTTTTTATTCGTAGGGGGGGTTCTTAACAGATTGGCGCCGGGTAATAACTTGCCGCTCAACGCTGCTAATACGTCTGACTTGATCTTGCTGGTGACCGAAGATTCCTCTTTGGACTTGTTGGGCGGCAGCGTTCTGTCCCTCTTTTTGTGTTCTCTTACGCTCCTCGGGTCCTGAGCTCGAGGCAAAGTGTTACTGGGCGGGGGCTGAGATAGACCTCTCACTCCTCGAGATTTGTCTCCCATGATGGGCGGGAGGTCTCTGGCCTGTGAGCGATTGGTTCTGTCCCGACCTCGAGGAAGACCCAGAGACTCTCGGGGACCTTTGACTGGGCTCGAGTCCCTGCCACGACTGCTTGTGGTATTATTGTTGTCCTGCTGTCGACCTCGGCTCACATCTCGAGACGATCGATTGGCGGCAGGGCGCGTGCGGCTGTTGTCCCGATCGCGTGCAGCGCTGCTGTCCCGGATCCTCGGATGGTCAGCATCGCGCATGCGACTGTTCTCTCGCGATCTTAAGGGTTGTTCACTGGAACATCGCCTCTCTTTGCTCGGACTACAGTTTCTTTTCCTACTCTTGCTGCGATGAGGACGCAAGGGTGCCCCCACTATCACGTTCTCCTTCTGCTGCGTCATGTTTTCCGAGTCTGGATGCGGCAGCTGTTGCCACTCGGAACTAGGAGTGCCAGATTTGGCTAGGCACACCAAAGGATCTCCACTGGCACTATTGTTGTTGAGCAGATCGTCGCGTAGACCAGGTAACTGGCTGGTGTTGACGTAGGTGCGGACGTGCCCCCTCCGCACACCAGAGCACCCGAAGGGGTGGCCACagccagctgctgctgctgctgctgttgaagATTCTGTCCCGAATGACCGAAAAGCGACGAATTCTTAAGAGGAGAACGTTTGTTGGTACGGCTGCCTCCCGGCGACCTGCCGAAAGTGACGTGGTCCAGAACAGACGGGACGGTATCGccaaccttctcctgaaggcggCGCATCAACTGCAGGAGCCTGCGTGAAGGGGTCACCCCAGCGAGCTCTCGCCAAGCATCTTTCAGGTCAAACACTCCTCCTAGGCGCCCACTGCCAGAACTCGGTGGCCGCTCGCCCGACCCCGCACGGGGACGCCGTCGCCTCCTCTTGCTGCTGCTTCGGCTGCGACTACTTCGGTCAAAGGTGCTGCTTCCCAAACCTACCACAGCTTCGTCTTCCAAACCCTCactctcctgctcctcctcctgctgctggAGTTTGCGAGCAAAGTCTGCCAAAATGTTTTGGTTGAGGAGGTCGAGTTGTCGAAGTTTCTCACTGTTGAGCTCTCCAGCAGCTACTACTACCTGAGGTGAGGGCGGCGGCGAGGGGCTGTTGCTGCTGGCTGGGGAGGGCCCTTCGGAAGGCTGCTCCCCACCTGCAGACGACGATGACGAAGAGGTCCATAGACCACTGTCGGAGGACTGGTGGGAGAGAGGCGGGGTGGGCGGCGAGGCAGAGGAGGAGTGGCGCGCACGTCTGTCCTGCACGACAGAACTACACACACTGACCcaaccgctgctgctgctgctgctgctgctgccgccgccgccgagCTTTTCTCCTTCCTCCCCAACGCCCTTATCCTTCGGCTCGCTCCTACCTTCGTCTACTACAGCTGTTTTCGAAGGGCCTCCTGCTAACGCTCCTGCTGGCGCTGGCGGTCCAGCACCAGGCGCACTTTCTACAGGAAGGCACACAGTGTAGGGCATGGGAAACAAAAACAACGTTTGCGAGGTTATGAGGGGTCGATCAGTCGTGGTTGCCATGTCGAATGGATGGATGAAGGGGGGGAAGTTCTCTAATAATCAATTCTACAGATACAGATGCTTCGCTGCATAAATGATATATCTACAACCAATTATGATTCATTCTATAGAAAGAAAGTTCATCTCGTCTCTCTGATGGTACTGAACGCCAATGATTGTTCGGGTGGCCTTGAGATAACCCCGGAATACGGAAGCCATGAAAATTCACACCTTTGAAATTATCATATATCCGCAGCCTGCACTTACTTCAGCTTCTTTGCCTCATGATATCTTAGCAACCTCAGAGTAAGGTAAGTCCATGTATATTTTTAATCAATAATAACTTAGATAATAACTTAACTGATGTCTTTCCAACATTAGCCAAGCATATCACAACACTTCGATTTCCTCACTGTTAAATGAGTTCAGTATTTTCATACTGTGAATTCGCTTTTATAGTATCTAATGACCTGCAATACTACCGATTCAGTGTCCCATTCACCTACATTATTTTTCTTCCCGACATTTAGTCACACATTTCCTGTCCAATAAATACCGGAGGTATTGACGCTTTTCCACGACGGAGTCTGTTTTCTTGCGGTGTGAAATAATGGTGTTGATATACGGCGCGTGATGTTGGCAGACGCGCTGGTTACAACACGACACTTCTATTTGCGTCCCGAGGGTTGAATATTGTCGTCGAAAGATGACTTTGTTTCTCCTCCTGTCATCTTCCACACACAGCCTCATGAGTATTCATCATCTCACGTCGTTTCTCGCGACATTTTCCCGACGAGCGTGAGTCATTTTCTCTTACATTATATGAAATACGCCATATATGATATCATTACGTCTAGTATATTCTGTAACCTGTGGAAGACTGAAAGTTAAAATTTCTAAGTAAAGGGAACACAATATTATAACTTACCAATATGTCGGAAAACTTCAGGCGGAAGACCTAAATGCAGCGGAAGAGAACCTTGTTTCCATATCAAATATATACTACAAGACATTCACGAACTCCAGGAAAAATCCAGTTATTTAGCAAGTTTCATTAAGTTCTCTGCAATCTCTCATTTTCCGCATCCCTTATTTCAGCTGATAAAACAATGGCATCCCAACATCTTATGACATTGATACGGACTTCAATAAGCAAATTAACTCAGATTCAACTAAAATATTACACAGGTGATTTCCCTCCATCAACCGTGACAGCTCAGTGCAACTTCCCAGTTTAATccacttttcttctctctctctctctctctctctctctctctctctctctctctctctctctctctctctattttaacgTATCCACTAATCTCAAACAGGCCACTATACAGATAAGATTGTTGCAATTCGCTTTCACACGTGATCTATATATCAACGACGTAGTTAGTAACAGAATGAAAAATAAGTTTCGCCATGTCTGGTCATGCTGTAAGGAAGATCTAGTCTTCTTTACATCTTGGTCGTGAGCTTGTAACTACTTTCAACTTGGGATACGAGTTCAAAGCACTTTAGAACTGAAACTTAAATCAACATTTAATTCTCAGTTAAATTAGTAACGCGCACCCACTCACAAACATACTTATAAATATgtaagttgtttatatatatatatatatatccgtgccCGTACGTGTGTTTATGTACACGCACACATTACGTGCATGTCAGCATGAGAACATTCCCCCGGTGGGGTCAAACAAAGACCACCTTGACAAAATGTGTATAGTAGCGTGTTCACCGCAATAAAAAACCCAATCCACGTTTGTTTACTTGTGATGTAATTATGCAGCTTAACATCATCCCCCTCCCCACCgcccagatagagagagagagagagagagagagagagagagagagagagagagagagagagagagagaggcccatacATTAAGAGTTCCCGCATTTCTCGTGCTACAACAGCCCTCCTTCCTAACATGCAACGATTGCTTGTCCGATGCTAACACATATAAGGCAGCCATTTGCAAATGTAATCTTAATCCCAAATTTGTTTAATGTTGGATTAGTCACAAATCCTTTCATAAATTCAATCAATTACACTGCATAACGCCGGAGCATTTATCTTAACAAATTACAGAGCCaaatttctttcataaaataGTAAGTTTTCATGAATAAATTGCAGAACGCCATATTGACTTGAAATACATACAAAGAGATCACGTTGATTATTAAACGAAACGAGCATGAACTACACATGAAAACACCATTAATCCAAACCGCTGAAGTCAGACTACAAAACAATTCAAGCGTAATACCAAAATCCTGATGCAGGTCGATAACCCGGAGCCCTAAAACTATAATACACCATCAGAACAATTGAAGTAACCGGACCTTAAAATCTGGTCCCTTGAGCTTAGAACCCTATAAAATCGGACAAACAAACAACTAATCTCTAACGTAAAAAAGGACAAATAACAAAACTATCTGAAACTCGGACTCTCGTTAACAGGaaccatataaaaaataaaacaaaatgcaatTAAACATttatcttgcaaaatcctccGATATTCATAATGAACCaattaaaaaaatctatatatacaatatatacgtatacacacacacacacacacacatatatatatatatatatatatatatatatatatatatatatatatatatatatagtataatgttaaagaaaaaaacttcatGACGTAACCACTGAACCAAAGCATGAACCGCGGTTCCGTAACCAAGAACACAaaaataaccagagagagagagagagagagagagagagagagagagagagagagagagagagagagagatgggggggggggggattaaacAAATGACTAAACTCTATTCAGTGACACCAAAAAGCCGCAGCCCGAACACTTCGCTAGCAGAAAAATTATCATAACCAACGCAGgaggaggggaggtggggggaggaggaggaggaggaggtaggaggaggggaggaggaggaggaggaggaggaggaggaggaggtcagtCAGGATTCCACCCTAATAAACTCCAATTGAACTCAACACCTAATGGAACAACTTGAGAAACCACTTTGCAtgtctgaaaaaaatattacgaCTGAATTTCTTActctcaaaaattcaaaattttgacTTCACAAAAACTACTCGTTTTATTCGTCTTAACTCTGCaaagttttaattttacattCTATGATCCATTCATCAACTCCCGAGTTTTAAGTTTCCCATTAAATAAAGCTTTATAATACATTTGAATTGTCCTGGTCTAAACTTATAGgtcttgttttgagagagagagagagagagagagaggagagagagagagagagagagagagagagagaatagctacGCTTGAAAAATtaacgataaaaaaacaaaaaacaaaatagaaaatgttATATGTCAAAACAAAAGGTTCTGGCACTGATTTCGAATCAGTGACGCTAATGATGAAAATCATATGGTTAAGTCTAGCTAATGACAAACTAAGGATGAACTGGAACAGAGATTATTACGACACTAGCATTATTACCTTTGCTTAATAGTAAATCCAGGCACAATTACCTCTCGTGATTATTTTCAATGATTCTATTTCTAGCTGTTTGTCAAGTCAAAATCTAAGCATGGAAATTAATGTACCGATAAAACAGATTATAATTTCCATATAAGGAAAAATTTAAAGCTAAAAACCAATAAACACCTTAAAATATAGTGTAATTTCCTTTATGCACAAGTGAACAatgcataaaaaaattcaatatccaTAAACTCTAGAAAAGAGAATAAACtcaaaaatggacaaaaaaaacttaatgaaACTTTAAAATAGAACATGAAATTATCTCAGCTTAGAGGTCCAGTGAAATCTCAAAAAACGTCTAAATAAAGAAACCAGTCATAAGgtaaacaaaatattacaaaatatcgACGCAGACAACACAGGGCCTTAAAACACCAGGTCCACCATAAATACCCACGAAAGATCTCTTTACTACTTTAAATGCCAAGTGGCAAAGGCATCACATCACCATACCCACAACCAAGACATCCACAGCGCACACCCTGCTCTTTCTGAAATCTTCCTCTTTGTTTGGCTTGCTTTTAAGTGAAAGCAAGGGTCACGTTTTTAaagcgccgagagagagagagagagagataggagattgagaagagagagggagaccgagagaagatgaggaggagagagagagaggaagaatttTTTCCTAGAGAGAATTTTTCCTACTAAAAATTTCGGAGTGAAATAGGAAGGTACTTTCTGATCAACAGTTTCATTGATCAGATATTCTATCGAAGCTCTCTCGTTTCTAATTTTATCATATTACGACAGTATGCATCTTGACGGATCATTTacgcataaaagagagagagagagagagagagagagagagagagagagagagccacgttAGCCGGTACCCAAATGCCCAcctccccaacacacacacacatacaaaagaaggCTTTCTCAAGGTCGCCTTCATACCCACCATCAACAGTGTGTGTTAGCGTCCGTACAGCCTCAACCACTCCCTTCAGACGTCTACTCCACAAGCCAAGTACCGAAATAGCAGGCATAGGATGTTGTTTTGTATGTAAACGACGTCTAattagtttactctctctctctctctctctcgttccattaTCATTGTATTTCAATTATCGACAATCATAAATATTAAGTTGAAAAGAGACCAAATAGAATTTCTAACAAATACAAAACCTCTGCCTTTTCCTCTCTAAATTTTGCACGATctcatgaaatttaatttataacTAATTCTGTGCATTGTCAAAGCAAAGCTTTGTTCTTTGTCACTATCATACTTTAATACCGATAGGCAAGGGCATAAGTACCTGTCATTCAGCTAAGTCACCAATATCGGATTATTATGGCTGAAACTACTCATAAAATAACAAAGTTTAAACAACAAAATATGGTTGAAAAACATTACAATCACTAAGTAAAGGAAGAGATCCAGctaaattctgagagagagagagagagagagagagagacccttcccGGCTTACTTCTGCTTCATCATCTCGTCATTTTCTGACTTAATAACATGAAGCAACGCCCTTCAAAAATGCACTGACTGGAAAGACCCGCAAACAACGTCATTAGAAAAAAGCGCAActaaatataacaaaaacttCTCTGAAGGTGCAAAAGTCGAGGCATGACATGAAGGACATAGACATAGTGTGAGGGCCACCGAATCGAAGGAAGACGCGAGAAACGAGCAGCCTACGACTGTCATTTCAAAAGATAAGCGCGTAAAACAAAAGTTGGGCAACGGGTCACACTGAGACCCAAAGAGCCACTGGAGTATCACTTTACAGCTACACAAAGTGATGACCTGGTCGAGCAACGGGTCACAATGAGGCACCAAGAGCCGGAGGAGTATAGCCCACCTTCCATAGAAATAACGTGATATTAGATTTCTGTCTGTTGTAACGGGTCCCAACGAGGCCCAAGACCCGAGGGGCGCGAGTAAAACTGCAGTGGTGCCAACTAAAAAGCGAAAGCGAAAAGCAGTTGGAGTCAACAGGTCTGGGTGTCACACCATCAGAAACAGCGAATAAGTGATGAGTAACCATCCATAATGAACCCTGTCATCGGCAGAGGGTAATAAGAAATCGGCAGGAACGCCCCAAAACAGGGCGAGTCTTGATAACGAATGGCGCCATCATTAACTTcatattgaatctctctctctatggaacaTCGCCCACCTCTCATCGGCATTCACCTGATGCAGACTCATCTGGGAAAAACGTCACACTAATCTGTCATGGAGATCGATCAATATTTTCTCAAAATGTGAAGTATACATACCTTTATATCGCTGtacaatacatctctctctctctctctctctctctctctctctctctctctctctctctctctctctccaagcgcgcacacacgcacacttctgtatgtatgtatgtatattatttgtcATTTATACAATTTCAAATCtacataaaatacattaaaatgtaCTCGGTTATGTTATCAAAGTGAATAACTATTAAATGCTCCTTCAGCCAAAATACTGAAATTAGATTTTTGATCAATGGTAATGGCTACTGTGGCACATAAAAGAGCACCAGAATCTTGAAGGAGACCGTTTCTCATAAGCAGCTTTATAGAATGTCATCAACTGCTATTGCATTGTAAGAAGGGCACAGGGGGATCAATTACATCCGAAAGGGAAGTTATACACTAATCAACAACATACACTGAATTAACGCTAATTGCAACTCACTGCTTTGCTAACTCaaactaaaatcttaaaaagtGTTGACGTCGGCTTGCTAAATATTTACTATAATTCAtcgcataaatataaaaaatgattatCAACTACAGCCAAAATGGAAGGAAGCTacgaaattttattttacatgatattccttcctGATCATCGCTTTAATAACTGCAGAATTAATGTTAAAATATCACCAAATGCATTACTGTTATTCAGATTGACCAAAACCACactgaaaaaagcaaaaatattattAACGCAATAATGAAGCTTCCAAAGTAAACTGCCCTTATAAGCAGAAATAAGAATAACAGAGTGAAATACGAATTAAGATACAAATACGTAAATAGAGATAAACTACAGTAAATATAGTAACTATATGGACATACACAGACATAGTTGAAAAGCCCAGGGAAAGTTCAAAAGCGAAGCACAGCTAATTACAACCCAAAATCTCACTGTTATTTTGCATTAGCTCTCAGACACGCAACAGTAAAGCAGAGACGTCAAACGAACACAATCATTAAACGAGATATTCTCAATGACTCTCGTTACCCATTACCGATCACGCTCACTATGCTATTTGAACACAGTTATCAAGGCTACATTCCGACGCTTAATTCTATATCACGCTCTTCAACTAGGAAGTGGATAGTTTTATTCATGAATACAGtactgttatgagagagagagagagagagagagagagagagagagagagagagagagagagagaattaatggtTTATTGCTTCTTAATATCCGTTGCATTAAAACACATATCTTCAAACATCCCATACCATTCGGCTTTGGAATCTGCCTCGAGACCCCTATGAAGTTTCCCTCCCTGAAAGATCTCACAATTCTTGCCCATCGCGTCCTGGGTGCACTCATCGGGTCCTTACTTTATCGCTCCCCatttacagaagaagaagaagaagaagaagaagaagaacgccgTGCCATTTCAATATGAAGTCTCTTTCCTATACTAAATTCTTGGCTTCAACATCTCAAAAGACACGAAAGACAGGAGCTAgcgagacttaaaaaaaaaaagtctagtgaGAGAACAATAGCCCACAGCGACGATAGACTGAGAGCCAACGCATGAAATGAAGAGTCGTTCGTCGGCCTTTGGACGGAGCAAAAGGAGAGAGGAACTAAGCGTTCAATATACGGCCGAGTCTACAATATATTTTGGAACCCATGCATGCTCCTTGAGGCCTGTCCACTCTAGGAAACATTGGTTGCAAACAAAGTTTGCTCAAAAATTTTTACCGCATATTTGTtccccatccagaatggaaaatattttgtgtttctgtttgtatatgtatatatacacatgtatattgtatgtatatataataaatatatatgtaaacatgcatatatgtatatatacagacatgtacaatgtatgtatgtatatatataaagtatgtatacgtgtatatttgtatgtattttcaaTTATGCCAGAAGCAAATCAGCATGACATACTCCTTTTTCTGAAAACTTCCTTCTCCATCTCTTGTGCATTAAAACAGCTAAGTAGAATACAGAGACTACTGCACCGACAAACATCCTGTCGACAACTGAAGTCTGGAtacgaaacaatgtttgcaaacaatgtttcttagtgtggacaggccttaaaacGGTTCAAAACAACTAACGAGCGAAAGATCCTCAAGAATTTCAATGAAATCGTATACAAACCACATGGACACACAATGACGTGTTCTCAACATGGCGTACCGTTGACCTTGGAATCCTCCATGAATAACCATACTCATTCATCCATTTTCCACGAATTATTCCCTCTGGTATCCCCATACTTAACCTATAATTAACCTCAATCATGAATTACCGGTGAATGACTGTATTCATCCACTAAGCGCAACCAGCTGGTGGCCGGATACTCAAAACATTTGATCCCTGTGGTTCTCCTTCCGCGAACTGGGGAATTCTTGGATGTCCTGAAATATCGAGGGGCTCCTAACGCTTCACAGCAACTGCCATGAAAGTTTCTATAGTACTCACGCCGGTCACAAACCCGGGAAAAAAAGGAGGGTTGAGTGGACGGTTAACAACCCTacctagcaaataaataaataaataaataaataaaaaataaaataaataaaaataaataaatacataaataaaacaatcaagCTTTATCTAAAACGTTCATCAAAACTTAACAGTCTGGTGGAAAGGAAATGATTTCTAACTACCATCAAAATTCAAGAGTAAGTGAATAACGTCCTTCacggaagaaaaacaaaatgcaagattAAGTATTTAAGTGCCTCTTGCTGTAAACAATTGTTAACTTTTTTATTGGAAGAGGTGGAGGACAAGGAGGAGGACTAGGAAGAGAACGAGGCAGTGAAGACAATATTTAACATGGAGGAGAAGAAAGAAACCTAGGTAGAAAAGGCTGgggacgggggtgggggaagaggaagaggccGATGAATAGGGGAGGGAATCAAACTAAGGAAAAAGACCACGACGAGGAAGACGAGGTTGAACGAAAGCATGAAGATATGTagtggaaggaaaaggaagaataaaGACGAGAAGAAAATTGAGGAACACAAAGGGAAAGCAATGcctgaaaataaaatcatataaaagacTGAGAATAACGACGGGTAATAAAAAGATGAGAAGGGGGAGGCAGACCTGGTAGACAAAGCCCTCTATTACTGGATGGAGGTTTGTACTGGCGACCGCAATGTTCCCCAATTGAGTGCAAAATGTCTTGACATATTACGCTGCCAACACGTTGCGCATAATAGCAGTATTTTCAATAATACATATGTAACGCTACCGTAAAAAAGGCAGTTatataagagagggtcgagaCGGAAACTCCCCAAATGATGGGGACCACGTTCTACAAAGTCATACAGAAACAGCACGAAAATCCATTAACAGTCACACAAAGGACAGGGCTACATACAAACACAACCAAGATGCATATACAAAAAGCtcaaaaaatataatcataatataaaatcTTCACAACAAAGACAGAGTgccgctacacacacacacacacacacacaaacaaatgcaCAACACACACAATAGAAGAAGGTCCCAAAATAAAGGGAAAGGCTGGGTAGATCCGTccctaaaggaaaagaaaaggccTTGGAAATAATAGAATAGCTTCACCAATTGCAGATACAGGCTACTGGTAAAGGCGTGAGGGTTAGAGAGTGAATTGTCGTGTCCTTGGTGTTTAGAATGGTCTGCCCTCCTACACATCTCTTGTCACCGAATTCACACAACAGTCTCTCTAATTGCATACCTGGCAACAAagattctgttctctctctctctcctctctctctctctctctctctctctctctctctggaatgtttTCTTAtgcatttctttatcttttcctcCTTATCAAAGCTACTTTAGAAATGATTTTCTCAAGAAATTACTCAGGATATGACACTTAAATAACCTTCGATGATAACTGTCTTAGAAGTCAAAGTCTGAAAAGTAACACGCCACTTGGTTAGACAGCTACCAGTAAAACCAAGACTACCCAAATAAcataaacaacaaaacacaacaaaaactAAGGAGCAAATACACAATACCAAATGGGCAACGATCCGACGCCGGGCCTTCAAATATCACCTCCTCGTaaggaaacaaagagagagagagggaagcggGGTCAACTCttcaatgaataaagaaaaattaaaatatcatggaaggaaaagatgagaaggggTAAGGTGAATGAAGACTCTACAAAGGGGATAGAAAAACCACACGACTAATggattatataattacaaagcg is part of the Macrobrachium nipponense isolate FS-2020 chromosome 15, ASM1510439v2, whole genome shotgun sequence genome and harbors:
- the LOC135195051 gene encoding uncharacterized protein LOC135195051, coding for MATTTDRPLITSQTLFLFPMPYTVCLPVESAPGAGPPAPAGALAGGPSKTAVVDEGRSEPKDKGVGEEGEKLGGGGSSSSSSSSGWVSVCSSVVQDRRARHSSSASPPTPPLSHQSSDSGLWTSSSSSSAGGEQPSEGPSPASSNSPSPPPSPQVVVAAGELNSEKLRQLDLLNQNILADFARKLQQQEEEQESEGLEDEAVVGLGSSTFDRSSRSRSSSKRRRRRPRAGSGERPPSSGSGRLGGVFDLKDAWRELAGVTPSRRLLQLMRRLQEKVGDTVPSVLDHVTFGRSPGGSRTNKRSPLKNSSLFGHSGQNLQQQQQQQLAVATPSGALVCGGGTSAPTSTPASYLVYATICSTTIVPVEILWCA